In Clupea harengus chromosome 12, Ch_v2.0.2, whole genome shotgun sequence, the sequence ATGGCCCAATTTCTTGCCAAGTGATTAGCTGGCCAATTTGTTGCaacttctccccctcccctccctctttttatctctttcCTGCCCTCTATCTCAGtgctcccatccctctctccccctccctctcttttttactGCTTTCTTCCAATCCAGGCAAAAAAGGCCCTAAACAATTACAGTTTTGTTCATTTCGATTTTTAATTCGGCTTCGATAATGGATCAGCTACACACTTCCTATCTGTGCACATATGAGGACAAATACTGCAGTGGCTTCAGTCGCACACATTTACAAGGCATGGAGACCGCTCCAGTTCGGTGCATGTTTTTGGACACCAATAAAGTGGGTCAATTCCATGTGTGTCAATTCCAAGTagggttttttattttttttggtcaaaataAATACAGCTGAGCAGTGTGAGCACTGAGCAGATTAGTAATCATGGGGGAGCGGAACACAAGCCAGGCTTATTTCAACCATCCTGAGAgcgagaggaaagagggagacgaacagagagacagacagagtgggggagaacgagagagacagacagagagaggaggggggggagagagagaggccctacAGAAAGGGAGTAATGCTGAGAGCCTAGCTGTAGCCACAGCAATGAGTCACTGGTGAGTCAGAGCCTCGGcggcggggggcgggggagtgCGTTGGCTACGCTCACtgctcatatcacacacacagccactaatGTTCCCTCAGCGTGAGGTGAGCCTGCACCCCTGTCCTTCTGGGCACCTGCCAATACGTGGAGCTGCTCTGTTTTCTTGACCTTTTTTTTGGTCCAGCCTTTGGTCAATAGTATTCAGGTGGTGCAGGTAAGCGTGAGCGCTTCGCCTCGAGGTTAATTACCTCCTGATAATTGCCACGCAGGGAAGTCTCATTTGATCTCTGCTAAATAATGTAAAGTCTTAATGAAATGGCTGCCTTTTGTGTGAGCTTTCATGTGTGACTAAAAGGCCTGCACAAGACTTTCCTTCACAAGCAGTGCTGCGCAAATTAAACAGCATTTACAATTACCTAAATCTATACTGGGAGCCGCTGGGTtgtgacacacacgcatgataACAAAGGTGACCACTATAAATAATAGCACAAgggctctcacacaaacatacccccTTCCATTTCCAAACAGACTTCAGTCTGCTCACCGTTCAGCTCGCCCGGCTCCAGGCTCTCCCCGAGCTGTTCCAGAAGCTGGGCCCGTGCCGCGTTCTTCTTGTGCTTCTTGCCGTCGTAGTGCTGCTGGGCCATGCCGGGGTTGTTGAACCAGGCCTTGCACAGCTGGCAGTAGCGGTGGGACACACGGCCCGGCCTGGAGGGCACCAGTGGGGGGATCTCCCCAGCTGCCACCTGCTCGGCGCCGGCCGTTACCTCTGcagagaaatgcagagagagagagaagaagaatcaCCTCTGCAGAGAGGGGtccagacagggagggagagataccACTGTAAGATTAAGTGGGGATTAAGTAGGGTTAAGTTTTGATTCTTGGTTTACATTATGAGAGATGCACGTGGATATGATGACAACATGCATCTGGATCGGCGATCAGGTCCAGTCTAAGTGATCAGCACTGTGATGAGGCAATGCTCCCCAGTGGAGAAGTCCCCTAATTGTGGCAATCAATATTTGCTTAAAAAGAGCAATCTAGCGGGCCAATATAGACGGTATgacagtatataaataaaaggGTCGTGACAGGAGGAGATAATTGCACCGGGATGTTTTTCTTGGCAATTTTACCTCACGTGTCAGAGCATTGTCAGAGGGTCTGAAAGCCTTTTGTCACTTTGAGCATTTTCTGGTCCACGGTGCACAAATTAGACCTACAGTAtacgcccccctggggggggaGCATTTAATGAGATGCATTGGGAGAGTGGTGATGCTAATGTGATGAATAGGTTTCACCAGCAGACACATGAGGCAATGTGTCTGCAGGCTTCAGGTACAGGACACATACGTTTGTTAGCAAGACAAATGGGCTTCTCATTTCTGGGACACTACAGACAAGCTCCCTCGCTGTTAAGTCTCTTTAATTACCGTGCATCCCTGCCAGTACAAAAGGCATCAAATGCTACAATGGCCATGCTGCCTTATAAATGTGATAGACTGAGTGATAGACATTAACTGCACTCTCAAATGAAAGCAAGAATAAGGGATGAGTCACCAGCTTGATTTTTTGTGTTGCGGGAAATCTTTGAGGGAAAGAACACTGAATTGCCAAGGATGTGCACTCGTCTCGTTGAGCTTATAAATTGCACTCAAATGAAAATCACCAGCCATTGTGTGACACTCGTTTCTtgtgtgtgatgaaaaaagGCTGCTTGTACAAATTTCACATCCCCTCTTTGTCATCACAGTTCAAACGGATTTGAAGGGAACAGCTGCTGTAATCAGAAGTGCATTTGCAGCTTTTTACACAAAGGCATCCAGCGGCTAACTGGGATTTGATTTTCCTCAGGAGCTTTCAATTTGCTAATACACTGCACAAGTGTTAATACAATAACCAGGGGCCAGATTGTCTTCTTCAAAGCACTATAAGCTTAAAAACTATTATTTATATTAGCCAAACATTAAAATCAGTTTGATTATCATTTTCATTAATGTCATCTTTGGGGTCCTGAGGCATTATATATAGTGATCAACATTCATATCAGTAATGATTAAAGGCACTAAGAGATACCCAGGATCACAAGTCATATGTGTATCCTCATAGGCTGAGATTACACCAGCGACCCTTATAACAGGGAACTAGTAAGTGGTTCATTACTGGTGGGCATTTTGCTGATGAAAGTTATAGAAAAGGAACCCTATGAAAATTTTTTGTCTATATTAGAGGCATTATTTTGCATGAAATGGCATATAACCAACTCCACACATTATGTTTTCTTTCATAGCTGTCTAATTAAATCAACCAATCAGCGAGGAGGTAgcagttgtgcgtgtgcactgtGTAATGTTTTATGTAGAGATACCGTTTGTGGTTTCTGTTGGAACACATGGGGTCATGTTCATTTTGGTTTTTTTTCAGTAAAAGCTCACAAACAGTGACACCTGCTGCAGTCAGATCTGAAATATTCATGGCGTTCTGAATAACTACCAGGCAAGTCAGTGCTTTGTAAAACAAGTGAGCAGATTTTGAGACCAGACTTCACACAGCGAGAGGCGAGAGGACAAAGCTGTCTGAGGGAGTCCTCGACAGGGGGTCTGTGCTTGGgcatggagacagagggagagagagagagagagagagagagagagagagagagagagaaagagaaagagggaataaTGACAGCGCTCTgagtaaaaaacaaatcaatGACACTGCCCCTCTGGAATGGTTCACTGCACATTGTGACTGTCAGTAGCCAGTGTGCTAAACCGCTATCTTCTTTTAGACTGCAATTCCCCTGGCAGCTGTAAAACTCAGAGATTCCAAGACTGGATGCAAATACATCACAGGATTTTTCCAGGCCCAAGTAATCCATGCCAAGGTCAGCTCACAAGCAAAAACAGTTCTGAGACCTCAAAATGATAACCACTATGAGGAAACAAATCAAACTGAATGAATTGCCACCACagtaaaaacaaaatggaaagaCGTCGTTTTCGGGTTAAGGCCAGACCACCTCCAGAGTTGCACTGTGTCGGCAGAAACATCAGCTGTGATGGATTATTAAAGCCCCCGGCTCAAGGTTTCACTACTGGTGTTGGCCAAAGTACACATAAAGAACAAATATTTCACCCTGACTGGCAAGAAGACTGGCAAAGTGGACATTTTTTTTGGCCATGgccatttttttctttggtcTGTACCTTCTTTCACGACTTTGACTGACAACCTTACTTTTAAAAGTATACAGAAGTTTGAATAAATGTTCTGCTATGTCCATTCCTTTGAGATAACCCTGTATGAGTCACCTGTGCAATGCCTATAACCTTGGCTATGGCAGGAGCCAATTCTCCATCATGATAAAATGGACTGTTAATGCTGTTTGGCCTTTCCTCATTCCAACAACATTCTTCATTGCACAGAGAGAATGCATCTCACATAGCCACTTGCAACATTAATGGACACTTAATCCAATCTACCTTTATTGTTATTTCATTCATACATTGGTGAGAAATATGCTTTTGAGTTTTAGAAAGCTTTCAGAAATGAATAAAGGGCTAAAGTAAAGGGCTTTTGCTAAGTCTCAAGTATTCACATTCAAGAGGGATAGGCAGAGCATATAAATGGGCAGAGAATGGGGAAACATTTAAAGATATTCCTCTTCACACTCTTCGCACAAGGGGTTCCCATTTCAGATCCCAAAACAGTCTGAGGACAGAGAAGATTTCAGTCTTTGTTTTTGGGCAGAAAAATTGTGAGGCAGTctgcacaaacgcacacgcatacacacaaacacacacccatacacacaaacacacacccacacacacactcatataaatacacacacaatcccaaagATGATGACCCTACTCTTAGCTCATAGTGACCCATCAGTGCACTCTGGGGACGGGGCCTGTCCTGCTTTCCGCTCCCCTCACATCCCCAGAGGGCGGAAGCAGAGCTCTCTCCTGCTCTAACCCAGTCATTCCTTCTTTTTTGGGGTCAATTCTTACCGCAGGCCATCCTGCTCGTGAACACTGATGCGTGCTGAGTAAGTGACTCAGTGTTGCTCCGGCTTGGGCCGATGCCTGTTACCTAAACCCCAGCCATGTGCTCCACACCACTGGGACGAGGCCAGGGTTCAGAGCTACCCTGCTTTTACACAGGGTGAGCAAATGAGCTTGAGATAATTTAAAAGGGCATCCCACCATAATGTCTCCTCCTGTTTACTTCACGACTTAAAATGGAGTAGCTTTGTGTTTACTACGGCTAGAAATGATGCGTGAAAATGAAACTAAAAACACTATTCTTTTACGCTAGTATTTCCATAGCTAACTTAAAATTTGCCATTTGTCTGCAATAAAAGCTCCAGGATGAAATTAACCTAAATTTTCTATTTTAATCCCTTTATTCCATCTTTGTGTTATCTGTGGTAAATAGGAACAGGTGTAACAGTCTCACTGAGTTGCTTCAAGGTCATATGGAGGTCATTTGCACACAATGTTCCCTTTGAGAATTTTATCGGTATGCTCCTTCAACAAGACATTCTTGCATCACACAAGCAAAAATCCCTTCAAACTCTAACACATTGCCAGTGTCTGCATTGTGGGTGCGTACACACAAAGGTGTGCGAAGGCACAGTTGATCTCCTCTTCCAGGCCAGAGCTCTCCTGTGCAGCCGGCATGGGTGGCGGAGAGGAGATGTGGTATTACAGCAGAGCCTGCAGTCATGTGTCCTCACATGCGCCTCTCTCGGGTGAGTGAGCATCAGGTGTGCAGTCAGGGCCACTCTGTCAGAAAGCTCCGCATATGGGCCTCTCAGCCCCCACGcagcctcctccactcccccacccccacccccagcccggGCCCCCACCGAGACGAGCTCCACGACTCACAGCTCCAACTGGGGGGCTTATGGGACAAAAAGGCCACTGCGGCTCCACTTTAACCAACTCAGATTGATCTCCCTGTCAGACTGTATTTCTCTCGTATCTTATTCcttcttccctttttctttctttctttctttctttctttctttctttctttctttctttcactctctacctgtgtgtgtgtgtgtgtatgtgtgtgtgtgttgagggttcGAAGAGTCACACCTTTGGAGATGATGGCTGGGGGCTCCCCTAGGAGCAGTCTTAGCCTCTTGGCGTGGATCTTGCCCTGGTAGTGGGACTCTGCCACCACAGCGGAGGTGAAGGACATGTTGCACAGAGTACAGCACTTGTTCTTATCCACATCGCCCTCTTCACTGCCCTGCAGGAGCACGTAtgaacacacaaaagacacacacacacacacacacatacatacacatacatacacacaaagtaaGACGCCAGCATAACCAATCACATAAATAAGGCATAAGCACATTTGGCCCAATAGAAACAGGAGTATGTTGTTTTTATATAAATAGCTACTCTGTGCAGTTTGTAAGTAAATATGAAAATAGGATCCATTGCGGTGATGATTGTCTTGGGGCATGGAAGGTggttattatttatatttatatatttatcccaaCGAATCTGTGCCTCGCCCGTTCAATGCATATAGGTCATGGTGTGGAAAAGTAATTTCCACACTTCTAAAAACAGAGAGCCTAGCGCTTTCCAACCCCTAACTGTGACACGGTTATAACACGGATGTGGTTCTTCTTCATCCgttcttccttctttttttcaaaggaAAAGAGGGATGATTACCCATGCTCCTTCAGGGTACCCCcaaaaatgcactacaaccaaaGGACAAAGagtacagcattttttttttaagcttttGAAAGAGTCAGACTGTTCATGCTTTCAGAAGTGTTGCTTATTAAGAGCATGATGACAGGATGAAAATGGGGCAGATGTCACGTTAACCTCCATAGACCCCATGGCTTTACTCACATAATGGTCAGAAGTCAATATGACCTGTTAAAATGAGTCAATAGTTGCCTGTGGCCTGCCTGCGTACTAAGCCCTTGGTGAGCTCCTGAGTACTGTGTACACATATGGATGAGCATAGTTTAACTTCTGCTCAGCTGGTTGAGCAGACACTGCCAGGGTTAAATatccctgcagcacacacacacacacacacacacacagggacaacaTATGTGCCCATTCATTGTGTCGTAAGATGACTCTATTAAACACATTATTCTATGAATAAAACCATTCTATTCTATGAATTATTCAATGAATAAAACCGTGTGAGAGTTCATATCTAATCAGCAATAGGCCAAAAACACTCTAATGTATTTCTCCCACATGCATCTCTTTAGCTGCCAGGCATTCATCCGTGTCCACTCCCACTCGGGCCGTGTTAGTCCTGTCCGTaatgtctttctctgttctccCCATGGCAAAGCCTACGCTAGTTTCCATCGCCCCACTGCCTCACTCTCACCTTGGATACAAAACAGTGCATGAGTTGTTGGTAAACATCTGATGATATCCTAcatcccccccaacccccatggGTTTTCACGTTCATGGTCAGGTTCACATCTCAAGTGTTCATAGGTTGAGCAAATACTGTAATTATCTTGGGAATATAAGGCCCTCATAACACGCACTGTAGCATTTCAATAATTCCCCAGCCCGCAAGCCAACATATGCGTATACTATATATGAATTAAACTATGTATCTAGGTACAAACCTCTGAGATTCAAATATAACATATTAAATgttggtaaacaaacaaacaaacctctgAGATTCAAATATAACGTATTAAATTACTCTTCTCCAAAAATGATATACTGACAAATGCACTGAAATACTCCAGCTTGATTTGAGCGTAATATCTTTGAGCATTCCATTCAAGTTGTAATAAAAAGTGTCTTCAAGTATTTATCCTGGATATTTATTAGTGCCTCATGTGAGCAGCAGTAAATGAAGCATATTGCTATGTTGTACAGACATGTGACCTCGAGAGACTCTCAGTGGATTTAATTCACTGATGTAGGGGAGTCAGGGCAGTGGGGAACTCTGCAGTGCACCCTCTTCAGACATCAAAGTTCGTGGCATGCACCAGCCCTCATGGAGATGGTGATTGACTCCTACTGCTTGCACCACTGCTTTGATCCCAGTCTAACAGTGGTTACAATAGGGCAGTGCCCTGAATTGGGCGCAAGGATAAGTGAGGTGACAAATGCCTGTCTATCAAGGCAGGTCCACATTACAACATAATATCATGCATGGATACTTTAAGATGATCAGCTAATCCTTGCCATTGCATGATTATGGATTATTATCACtcaccgtggttacatggattcgaataactgccttagtcggactgaaatcgcattatccgtttcatgtaagcaccttagtcggatcgtagtcggaccgcacataatcggactaacacccctggataactcgatccgatccagttgatagttcgactattgcggcatgtaacggtgaattggataaggaactggattttgcgtctttgcgcatgctccctctctccctgccaggtcgtgacccggaagacgaaagagggataagttgtctcaaatgttcatactaatgacacggttttttatgaatatcctgcagactgtctcacaagcttattcttgttgattatgaacaaacataacagaagaggaccgaagatatgagcacctttacaacccctccttaaacacgtataaggacgttccacattttatttgcttaaaacaacagcagtactgtcaaatcagctgtcactcggctattacctgaccaaggttccatggcaatgttccgaaagcccatttttccgacagcccgctgttccgaaattgtgagtacagcaacgtgaaccactattgcccacatgcacatcccaatgaatcacacaatcataaacatataaatgcctttatttcacaagcattaacttgaattcagaatattattatacacacatgcatttgcatcgcgatgatacaaaaatatttgtatgattgccaacgcatgcatgctttgtcagtgcttgacaagatctgccggtgatttccttcgcatgagtggtagcctaccccatattcaaaaccagagtaggctaagttaacaaatattgcctaggaaaagttatatgcgtgatagcccggtgagcgtctccgctctgctgtgcaaacgaaatgctttgagtgttttgtgccacttaaaatatttctaaattttgccagggggactatttttcggaatattgagatttcggaatatcgggctttcggaacactgggccgtctcccctgaccaatacctgtcaaacttggtgatactattcacaactaatttgtccttcatttgatcaaatatgatgaaatttggtattgtgcccgcgaggcacgcctgactttagttgtgttcagttatctggcgctgaaaaaaaccacgaaaaggtactgtcaaatcagaaagcaaatcagctgtcactcggctattacctgaccaatacctatcaaactcggtgatactattcacaactaatatgtccttcattctatcaaatatgatgaaatttggtattgtgcccgcgaggcacgcctgactttagttgtgttcagttatctggcgctgaaaaaaaccacgaaaaggtactgtcaaatcagaaagcaaatcagctgtcactcggctattacctgaccaatacctatcaaactcggtgatactattcacaactaatatgtccttcattctatcaaatatgatgaaatttggtattgtgcccgcgaggcacgcctgactttagttgtgttcagttatctggcgctgccctctaaagacagagacgtgacaggtggatcgagatattttcccgtaaatacctttacctaaatacctttatagacaacatcgatcatacactcccattgcactcaaacaaccacactcaaacaaggagatattgtatcaattagcctattatgtattgtattaattgcacagagttccagtggcgcatgcagccgtacgcactgtgcgtaccttctgctacgcgagaagaaaaaaaatatatcatgaacgaatatttattaaaatggggaaactataaaatcggagtacagacaactaatgcccagtgttgacgatgcagatacagagctggaaacagctaaatgagttacgcagtgaactttatcaagccctggaaagttcggcaaatttctagccaaacattcattgcgtcctgaaggtcttgtatctatctacgaaaagactgactggacttgcactcatgaatattcacacagatttggaaatcgacagcgaagaagtactaaaacaatttgatgcaactggcagaagggcaatgcgtttaggctgtaacccattatttgcgcgcgtgtgtgaatgtgcgtccgtttctctcgccttttatctttcacctttgaataatgtaacttataaacacatcggcctggcagaaagaaacaaacaaacaaacaaacaaacaacccaagaggcaacacgcatttctggaccgatgaacagacgcgattcatgctcaatcaactgttgttgttattggtagtggtgaagaggtcaagcggaaagggctgtatcaccactagttgtaataaaaacagcgccacctatcgtatcggatatgacatgctttcggccaatgattcgatttattcactgccatgtacattgggataatagcacctaccctcgaaagaaagcatagtccgactaagcaaagattcg encodes:
- the LOC105910614 gene encoding zinc finger matrin-type protein 4-like isoform X3: MKSTEVDQALFTDTYCRVCSAQLISESQRVAHYESRKHANKVRLYYMLHPVDGGCPAKKLRTEGSEEGDVDKNKCCTLCNMSFTSAVVAESHYQGKIHAKRLRLLLGEPPAIISKEVTAGAEQVAAGEIPPLVPSRPGRVSHRYCQLCKAWFNNPGMAQQHYDGKKHKKNAARAQLLEQLGESLEPGELNGEQTEVCLEMEGGLKRSHTCDVCHVTLNSVAQYHAHLQGSKHQNNLKNQ
- the LOC105910614 gene encoding zinc finger matrin-type protein 4-like isoform X1, with the translated sequence MPMDCTVSLQVQHHLTVYPNQLYEGYSFELQMKSTEVDQALFTDTYCRVCSAQLISESQRVAHYESRKHANKVRLYYMLHPVDGGCPAKKLRTEGSEEGDVDKNKCCTLCNMSFTSAVVAESHYQGKIHAKRLRLLLGEPPAIISKEVTAGAEQVAAGEIPPLVPSRPGRVSHRYCQLCKAWFNNPGMAQQHYDGKKHKKNAARAQLLEQLGESLEPGELNGEQTEVCLEMEGGLKRSHTCDVCHVTLNSVAQYHAHLQGSKHQNNLKNQ